The following coding sequences are from one Dehalococcoidales bacterium window:
- a CDS encoding HK97 family phage prohead protease, producing the protein NDDIRALWNHNSDYVLGRNKSGTLTLSEDQRGLKIDITPPDAQWARDYVASIERGDINQMSFGFETLADRWEMIDGNEVRTLMKVRLFDVSPVTFPAYPDTEVALRRLEKHKEAEKSADSAPVGLNIRRKRLKIVERQIEEEMKHER; encoded by the coding sequence TAAACGACGATATCAGGGCATTATGGAATCATAACTCTGATTATGTCCTCGGGCGCAACAAAAGCGGTACATTAACACTCTCTGAGGATCAGAGGGGGTTAAAAATAGACATTACGCCGCCCGATGCACAGTGGGCTCGTGACTATGTGGCAAGTATTGAGCGAGGAGATATTAACCAGATGTCATTCGGTTTTGAGACGCTTGCTGACAGATGGGAGATGATAGACGGAAACGAAGTCAGAACGCTCATGAAAGTAAGGCTTTTTGATGTTTCGCCTGTCACTTTCCCCGCATATCCAGACACGGAAGTGGCATTGAGAAGGCTCGAAAAGCATAAAGAGGCTGAAAAAAGCGCGGATAGTGCTCCTGTCGGCCTGAATATACGCCGGAAACGGCTAAAAATCGTAGAAAGACAAATTGAGGAGGAAATGAAGCATGAAAGATAA